The DNA sequence TATTCATCTTCCTTCTGTTCAATCATTGCTTCAACTTCTTCAATTTCTTTTTGTTTGGCAGTTTCGTAGCGTGCAAGCAGCTCTGCTTCCTTCTCTTTATATACATCTTCTGGAATTTCGCCTAATTCCATCATCATCTGAAGTTGGATGAGTTTTTGTTCAATTGTCGGAAGGTCATAGAGTTCCTTGTCTGCCTCTTCTTTGACTTTTTTAGCGATGGCCGTCAAAGTTTTGATTGAGCCGTATATCAACATTTACATCCCTCATTCAATGTTAAGACGGATATTCACAAAGTTATACGCTGCCCATGGTCCTGTATATTTGAAATCAACTTTGTCTTTCCATTCTTCATGAAGTTGATTGACCTTATCATCAAATGCTTGATCATGTTCGCTGTCGACAAGAAATGCTGCGTTTAACAACATTTTCTCGCTTTGCGGTTCATTAGATTTAGCAGCCGTACTGATATTTGCGAGCGGTTGATAAATATCCTCTTCGATTTTTTGTGTTAATGCTTTGAATACATTTTGCGTAGCTGAACCGAGCTTAATACGGTCGTAATAGCCTGCATCTTCTGATTTGCCTTTGACAGATTCGGCCATTTTTTGAAGTTCCGGATCATCTTTTACTATTGATTCCAGCCATTCTTGTTTGCCGATTACTTTTAATCCGAGTTCGAATTTGCCTTTAATTTCTGGGAATAATGTTTCGAATTGGGGATAAAGCTTTTCAAGCAATACTTTCACATCATCTTTAGATTTAAAGACATTCCCAAAACTGATAGGGATGACTGCATCTTTTTCTTTCATGACTGTAGATACTACCGTTTGATGCATAATCAAGTTTTCTTTCTTTGGTGCATATATTTTCATAGGAACAACTGCAGCAACAATCGCTGCATCCTTATATCTGATAGTGAAGAGTTCTCTTTCCTCACCTTCAACTTCTACTGTTCCAAAATCATCATTGCGATCTGTTTGTGTACCGCAAAAAACATAAACGCCTGTATCTTCTTGTGCCATATGCGTAGCTCCTTTGATTGTATCTATTGTTTAATCCTTATAAGCTTATGATTAATTATTATCAACTTTACTTCTGTAGCGGATGCCCTCACGTTTAAATGACGTGACTTCTCCATCTTTATCAAGTTCTACATGATACGTTCCTAACATTTCATCTTTTGCATAACGTTTCATATACTCTTTCTCTTCAATCACTTCAACAGTTGCTATCCATCCGCCTTCATCACTTTCGCTTTTTTCAACTGATGTGATTTTAAATGGCGGTGCAACGTTTTCATTGAAAAACTCAGTGATTTTATTTAAAAGTTCTTTGATAGCCATGTTTATCCTCCATATATGCAAATAGTAAGAGATGACGACAAACTCTCATAGTTGCCGCCTCTCTGGAATTTGATTCAGTTATTAAACGCTATATGACGATTCTTTCTTTTCTTTCTTGTCTTCGTCATCTGATTGGCTTTGCTGCTCGATTTGCTGTTGTTCATTGTTATCTGCTGTAAGTCTTTCAGGTGTTTGACCTGGCAGACCTTCTTCTTCAACATCGTCTCTTAATAAGCCGACTGCTTCAGCATATCTTAACCAAGTATCCACACTTGCAATAACTACTCTTGCTTCAATTGTTAAGATTTCGATACCTACGACTGAAACTCTCACAAATGCGTCAATTACAATACCTTTATCTAATATACGGTCGATTACCTCTGCTAAACTTGAAGTATCTGCGCTTCTTTGTACACTCATACTATTTAATCCCCTCTCAAATTTGTATTTTTATCAATACTTTTAATTGTCAGTTAACAACGATTTATTGTGTTGCAAACCTTTGACTTCGCTTGACTTTTTAATATCTGCTGCGCTTTTGATTTTGGAAACGCCTTTGATGTCTCTGTAACTCTTGATGTCTTGAACACCTTTGACTTTTTTCTTGCTGCTGCCTGAATCGTTGGTGTTGATTTTATCTTGAAAGGCTTCCCCAGCCTCTTTTACTTTTCCTAATTTATCGCGTGTCTTGAGCAAAGCACCTTGGATTTTATCCGTTGCTTCATCCGCAACTTCGGGTACAACTTCTTGGTTTTTCTCTTTCACTTGCTGTAACTTTCCTGCTGCTTGATCCGCCTTCGTTTGTACACCATCTTGAATTTTTTCTTCCATCATTTCATTTGCTTTGTCTTTCAACTTGTCTTTAGCTTTGTCTTCAATGGCGTCAGGAGTTTTTTCAATTGCTTTCTTTGCTAATGTTCCTGCTGCTTTTTTTACTAGTTTATTCGGCATCAAAGTCCTCCCTTAACTATGAGGTTTGCCTTTATCATTTACAGTATTAGCAACCACCTTTATATCCGGTATAAACAAAATGATTTTCTTGATGTTTTCTATATAAAAAGTTTTGATTATTTACAATTTTGATTTTACAATAATAATCATTTTCGACAATTACAAACTTTTGTCTCAATACACAAACGGTGTACTTTCATATAAGTAACAATCCTAATATTGTTCAATATGTACAAATCATCAACTATACTTATTTTTTCTTTATTGAACACCTTATAGTATTAGTCGCCTTTCATCTTATGTATTGTTTCAGAGCACAAAAAAAACAGAACCCTTAACATTTGCAGGGTTCTGCTTTTAAGTAAACTATTCATTTAATGATGCTACCGCATAAGATTCAATTACTTGGCTTAAGTGCGGATAGTCTGCTTTTAAAGTTGCTTGATCAAACATTTCAAAATGCTCAAACATGAATCCAGGCTGGCACATACAGCCGACTAATGCATAACCGGACTCATCTTTGATTGAAGATGCAAAAATTGTTCCGGCTGGTACAACATATTGAAGGACTTCTCCTTGTGCAATATTAGGACCGATGTGTACCGCTTCATATTCGCCATTCTTATGAATCATATGAACAGTCAATGTTTGACCATAATGATAATACCAGATTTCATCTGTATCGATACGATGAAAGTGTGAAATATTATCATCAGTCAGTAAAAAATAAATGCTCGTATAAGCTGGGCGCGTTGTTTGCGCTATATGTCGTTCGGCTTGAATAATCTCTTTATAATAGCCACCTTCCGGATGAGGAATTAAATCTAATTCATTCACCCAATCTGCCACTGTTCGCTGCATCATTTAGTCCAAATCCACATTATGGTAAACGTTTTGAACATCTTCTAAATCTTCTAATGCATCGATTAAGCCTTCGAACGTTGCTTTATCTTCATCTGATAATTGGATATCATTTTGAGGCAGCATTTCAAATTCGGCTACTTGGAATTCTTCAATACCGCTTTCTTTCAATGCATCTTGTACTTGTGCAAATTGATCAGGTTCAGAATAAACGATTGTTAAATCGCCGTCTTCTACGACATCACGCACATCTAAGTCTTTTTCCATTAACAGTTCCAAGATGTCATCTGCTGATTTGCCTTCAAATGCGAATGTACCTGTATGTGTGAACATATAAGATACTGAACCGGAAACACCCATGTTTCCGCCGTTTTTACCGAAAGCTGCACGTACGTCTGATGCAGTACGGTTCACATTGTTAGTTAAAGCATCAACGATTAACATAGAGCCGCTAGGACCGAACCCTTCATAACGCAGTTCGTCATAGTTTTCGTCATCTGAGCCCTTCGCTTTATCGATTGCACGGTCAATGATGTTTCTCGGTACATTATATGTTTTTGCACGCTCTAACACTAAACGCAGTGTTTGGTTAGAATCTGGATCAGGTTCACCAGATTTTGCGGCTACATATATTTCTTTACCGAATTTCGCATAAATTCGACTCGTATTTTTGTCTTTTTGGGCTTTTTTCTCTTTGATGTTATTCCATTTACGTCCCATACTTCCATCTCGCTTTCGCTCTCAATTTTTAACATCAACTATTATACATGATTTTTCCTTTAATATATAGTTTTTGCAAACCTAATTCCCAATTTGTGCAGAATTACTTTTAAAACAGGATAAAAAAAGACAGCACTGTTAAACAACAGGCTGCCAAATCCACAATATTATATCTTTCTCTAGTGTGCGATGATGTGATGTAAAATCAACCTAAAAACTTATCAATGTCATCAAGCATTGCATTAAGTTTATCTATGTCTTTGTCATCCATGAAGATGTAAACTTTACGCTCATCAGAATCAGATCTGACTTTGCTGACGCGATCTTGGTTTACAAGCTTGCGGATAGAAGCCAAAACTTTCGTACGGCTGATCTCAAATGAATCTGTAGCAATCTTTAAAAAAGGTTGCATTAACATCTTTTCTTCGGTGCAATTCTCATGAATACAGTTAAGTATAACAAAATCGTTCATGTTGATTTTGTATGTTTTTTCGATGTAACTCGTTAAATCCATATACTTTTTGTATTCTTTGAGCAATTTTTCTAACTTACTTTTTTCAAAGTACACGCCTCCAGAACTTATATCGATATAATACATTCATTATGAATATTTAAAATATGAAAGTCTTTAGTGTTTCCCCACTTTGTCTTTGCAGTTTTTCCAAGTACAGCAAATTAAATTGTACAAAATATACATACCCTTCAAAATGTTCTGCTCAATCTTTCATTTTATACAAAGAAATCACCTGCAGTGAATTGTAGTTAACTTCAACACTAAGAAAGTCCTGGTTAAAATCATGCTCGAAAACATCAAAATTCGGAACATTGACGCTTTCAATTTTTTCTTTCAGATGTTCTGACCATTGATACGTATTAAGCAGAGACGGTGAAATAATCTGATTGATATTACCATACTGATAATCCGTAATTTCACGCGTAACAAGATAATTCTTTCTTAAAGAAACATCTTTAAAACCTAAATCAAAACGATGGCTGCTTTGTTCTGTTTCATGGACTTCATTTTCAATGATTCTCCAGTCATAGACAATGATACTGAGACGTTCATCGTCCTTACTCACTAAACACGCCTCATTTTCATAGAAATAATACGTTTCAAAATCCGACAATTGCTGATATAAGAAATACAGTGTTGATTTAAATCCGTTTCTATCAAATAGATATGCCGCATTATTATGTGTCTGCTTATACAAATCTACCCCGATACCTGAAAACACTTCATAAAACTGCATATACATATACATCATCAATGGTGTACTGTCTAACAAACTCATATTCTCATTAAACAGCTCTCGATTCGGTATATTAACAAGAATATATTTGCGTTCTTCTAGATGAACTTGATCCATGACAGCTTTAAGCGGTGCTAAATTTGCAATTTGTTTCATCGGTATATTTTGATAAGACTTCTCTAAATAAGGATACTTCAACTTTTCATTATCAATAATGTAATAGTCAAAGTTAACACGCTTCATGGGCAGTTCTAATGATTTAAACTTTTCCAGATCATTGAAGAGTTTGCTGATTTCCAAGTTGAATTTAACATTGAATCCTAATTCTTTAAGCCGCATTTTTTGAATATAAATGTCTTTTAAAGATTCATTGTGCAAACTAAACGTAAATGAAATGTTCGACCCTTCAGATCTTAATGCTTCATATGCTGGATGTCCTGTAAAGACCTCTGATTGCAGCAGCGCTTGCTTCATATAATAAATGTCATCTTTAGAATTAATGGTGAATGCTACACGAATTTGATTGTTATGCATGGTATCTAATAGTGCTGTAAGTTCCTCATCACTGAATGCTTGATGAATCTCTGGAATACTGATATTGATTAAGAACATAACTTCCTTGTCAAATTCCATAATCTGCTTATTTCTCTTTTTAACCATGGCTTGTTTCAATTCTTCAAGCGTATGAATTTGAATCGTCATCACAAATGGATGTGTTGGTTTATAGAAAGCATCCGAATCGTCGATATAAACTATGTTTTGTTTATCTTCTTTCCAATTCGAGAGTAATTCATCGACTTTCTCTATATAGAACTGCTTTCCTTGATTACTTAACTCAGATTCATGGTCTTTCACTATGTAACACATGTTTTTGCTTACTTTAGACTTATGTCTGTAATCATTAGGTGTTGTTTCTAAATGCTGCTTAAACTTCCTTGAAAATACACTGAAACTGCTGAAACCTACTTTTTGCGAAATTTCACTTATTTTCATTTTTGTTGAGACAAGCAATTCCATAGAAAGTCCGATACGCAATGTTTCAATGTAATTTCTGAATCCCATATTAAAGATTTTTTGGAAGTGTGATGAGAGCGATGTAGGTGAGGTATAAATCTCTTTAGCAACTGTCTCTAAAGTGATTTTTTCATCAATATGCTTATGAATATATTCGACGATTTTTTATCGCGATTATTCAAAGAGGCCAATAAATGATGCGACACATGTTGCAATTCAACACTGGCTTCATTAATTAATATATCGCAAATTTCGCCCACATATTGATTGATGTTATCTTCGGAAAGCGTACCTTCTAAGTACTTCTTCAATAAAATAAGCATTGCTTTTTCAACATGTTTATTTGACTGAATCAATTGCGCATTGAATGCATAATTAAAAAAAGGCAAACCCTTTTTCTAAAAACCAATCACTCGCAATGTACAGCATCATCATTTTATCATTGTTCTTAACCTGAAAGACTTCGCTATGATTGATAATGCAAATACAGTCTTCAACTGTATCAGTATGGGTTGAGTGTTGGATTTCTGCTGTGCTATTTATAGGCCAAAGTAATAAAAGTCCATCATAACAACGATTGACAGGTAAGTTTTGGGCTGTATACAGATCAATAATACTACTTCTCATTCAAATAACCTTTAATAAAATAAACTTGTTCATAATCACAATGATACATATTCTCTTTATTTTATTTCCTTCCTTGTAATTTCTCCAGGACTATACTATACAAATTTAGCACATAATGGAATTAGACAAAAATGTTAATTTTTAATACTATTTTTATGTTGTTTCAAATTACGTAACGCATAACTGTATCGCATTAACTATAATAGTTTGTTAAAAAATCAAACAGATATAATTAAGGACCGGAACATATAACAATACTGTTCCAGTCCTCTGTGTTGTCAGTCTCTAAACCGATTGGCTAAACTTAGTATATTAATAATAATGTTTAATAAATTGACGAATAAGTTAAAGCCCATTTCACTCGGTGTAAACTGTCCCCGTTTCAGTCGGTTAAAATCATACAAGGTATAAAGTAAGAAAAGCCCTACTGCGGCAACATTAATAATCGTATAGAAGATCGGATTGTGAATAAAGAATCCGATTAATGTAGCAACAAGCAGTGCCACTAAAACTACAAATAAATACTTGCCGAGGCTTGAAGCATTTTGTACAAAGAAATACCCTACAATACCGAATGCTGCGAAAGCACCTACTGCAAGAGCGACGTTCTTATAAAACAGTGCTGGACCTAAATTATGCATATACGTCGCAAATGCTGCATAAGCCAGCAAACCAATCATCACTGCATATATATTTGAAATAATAAAACCGAATTTACGCGAACGATTAATAAAGAGCGAAATCAATATCAACACAGTTAAACCAATCGAAAGCGGTCTTCTCCATGTATCAGGTAAGAACTGGCCAAAATAAGTACCGATTCCGAAAATAATCCAAAAGTACATAAAATAAAGCCATACTTTTGCATAAGCACTTGATTTTGAAACAGTATGTGCTGAATGAACCATATTGTTCAACTCCCTCATTGGTACGACTTAATAATTATTCTGTCATATAAGTATATCAAAATTCCAATTTAAACATAAATGATTTCCTATGTTTCGAAAGATGTTCATAATTTTATTACAAACATTACGTTACCTCTTTCACAAACTTTTCTGCTTCACCGTTCAACCCTGATTGTATTACGGCTTTTGATATTTATAATTCTTTTCATCTTTTATTAAAAAATATTACAAGAACGTAACAATACACAAATCCGAGATTATTTCTGATAAGATGTGGAAGTATAGAAATGTTGATTAATATCAAAGTTACATAGGAAATCAAATGCATAAGTCAATAAAGAACCAATGATAGAGGAGGAATCTCTTTTGAAAAAGTTAGCAGTTACATTCTCAGTTGCGACAGGCGCTGCCTTAGCACTTACGCATCAAGATGCTGATGCTTCGACACAACACACAGTTCAAGCTGGTGAATCACTTTGGTCTATCTCAGATCAATACGGTGTTTCTATTGATAGTATCAAGCAAGACAATAACTTATCGAACAATATGGTATTCCCTGGACAAGTCATTACAGTCAACGGCAGCAGCCAAGGTTCAAACAGCGGCGCTAGCGTTAATGTTTCAACAGGCCAAGGCGGCGTACATAATGTACAAGCTGGTGAATCTTTAGGTATTATTGCAAGTCAATATGGTACTTCTGCTGAAGCAATTATGTCAGCTAACAACTTAAATGGTTACCTTATCCATCCTGGTCAGCAACTGACTATTCCAAGTTCCGGCGGTACTGGCGGCGGCGGTACACCAACAGCACCAACGACAAATCAATCACCGACATTCAATCATGCTAACTTATATGACTGGGGTCAATGTACTTGGCATGTATTCAATCGTCGTGCTGAAACAGGCCAACCAATCAGTACATATTGGTGGAACGCAGATCATTGGGCAGCTAATGCACAAGCGGATGGTTATACAGTCAACAACACACCTCAAGCAGGTTCAATTATGCAAAACTATGAAGGCCCGATTGGACACGTAGCTTATGTAGAACAAGTGAATGGTGACGGAAGTATTTTAATTTCAGAAATGAACTTCAATACACCTCCAGGTGTGGTAGATTACCGTACAATTCCAGCTTCAATGGCTTCAAGCTACAATTACATTCATTAATCTTTAACACATACACGAAAGGCGATGGAACCCCCATCGCCTTTTTCATATACACATATACATTGAAAAACGGACAATCATTCACAAATCGAAGATTGTCCGTTCTTTATTTCGCACTGTTTGCCTCTAAGCTAAACAGATTTATATTGTAATTAAGTATGTGTGCATTGCATTATAAGAAAATATTCATAATCCAGTAAATGATTGCTGCGACAATTGCAGAAATCGGTAATGTGATTACCCAAGTCACAATCATACGTTGTGCTGTATTCCATTTAACACCTTTTGCACGGTTAGAAGCCCCTACACCAAGGATAGATGAAGATACAACGTGAGTTGTAGATAGTGGGAAATGCAATGAAGATGCCACGAAGATTGTTAATGCTGAAGATAAATCCGCAGCAGCACCGTTAGCCGGGCGAATCTTCATAATGTTGCCGCCGACAGTTTTGATGATTTTCCAACCACCTACTGCAGTACCAAGACCCATTGCGGCAGCACAGGCAACTTTAACCCATAATTGCGGTTCTACGTTATTACCATTTTGCAAGTTAGCAACAATTAACGCTAATGTAATGATACCCATTGATTTTTGGGCATCGTTTGTACCGTGTGAGAATGATTGCAATGCCGCAGTAAAGATTTGGAATATTCTAAAGTTGCGGTTGCTTTTCGTTAAGTTTGCGTTTTTGAAAACTACTTTGATAAATGAATAAATCAAGAAACCTACACAAAACGCAATTAACGGTGACACGATTAATACAATAATAATTTTTGTGAAACCTTGGAAATGCAAGACTGTAAATGAACCTTGCGATGCTACAGCTGCACCAGCAATAGATCCGATTAATGCGTGTGATGAAGAACTTGGGATACCGAAGTACCATGTTAACAAGTTCCAGAAAATCGCCGCAAAAATCGCTGCTAATACAACAACTAAGCCATTCGTCAATTTAAATGGATCGACGATATCTTTCGTAATTGTTCCTGCTACACCTGTAAATGTCAAAGCACCGATAAAGTTCATAATCGCTGCTAAAAAGATTGCACGTCTTGGCGTTAATGCTCTAGTCGACACTGCAGTAGCTACCGCATTCGCTGTATCGTGGAAGCCGTTAATAAAGTCGAACACCAATGAAAAAATAACGATAGCTACAGTGATAATTATAATATAATCCATTTAAATTACTCCTTAGCTATTTTTCATGATAATTGTTTCGAAATTATTTGCTACTGCTTGGCATTTATCCGCAACGTTTTCCAAGCTTTCATAGATATCTTTGATTTTAATCAATGTGATTGGATCTGTTTCGCTGTTGAAGATGTGCTTAATAGATTGTCTTAACACTCCATCACAGTTTGTTTCGAATTCTTTAATATTAATTGAATGAATACGCATATGAGAAAGTTTTTTCTCTACTAATAAACCAATAGCAAGTTTCATTTCTGCTACTGCTTTTTGAATGTTATCAACGAATTCTGCCATGTACTCATCTGAATATTCAATTGAATACATTTCAAACATCGCAGATGTTTCTTCCATTGCATCTAATACATCGTCAATTGCATTACATAAAGATAAAATATCTTCACGTTCGATTGGGGT is a window from the Staphylococcus sp. IVB6181 genome containing:
- a CDS encoding gas vesicle protein GvpG codes for the protein MLIYGSIKTLTAIAKKVKEEADKELYDLPTIEQKLIQLQMMMELGEIPEDVYKEKEAELLARYETAKQKEIEEVEAMIEQKEDE
- a CDS encoding LysM peptidoglycan-binding domain-containing protein — protein: MKKLAVTFSVATGAALALTHQDADASTQHTVQAGESLWSISDQYGVSIDSIKQDNNLSNNMVFPGQVITVNGSSQGSNSGASVNVSTGQGGVHNVQAGESLGIIASQYGTSAEAIMSANNLNGYLIHPGQQLTIPSSGGTGGGGTPTAPTTNQSPTFNHANLYDWGQCTWHVFNRRAETGQPISTYWWNADHWAANAQADGYTVNNTPQAGSIMQNYEGPIGHVAYVEQVNGDGSILISEMNFNTPPGVVDYRTIPASMASSYNYIH
- a CDS encoding DUF47 domain-containing protein, whose protein sequence is MFNKKKDKFMVKLEEMVFNLDRAAIEFGKMDFNTHLDLKAYSDNIKTYESHGDDLMHQVISDLNQTFITPIEREDILSLCNAIDDVLDAMEETSAMFEMYSIEYSDEYMAEFVDNIQKAVAEMKLAIGLLVEKKLSHMRIHSINIKEFETNCDGVLRQSIKHIFNSETDPITLIKIKDIYESLENVADKCQAVANNFETIIMKNS
- a CDS encoding transcriptional regulator, SarA/Rot family produces the protein MYFEKSKLEKLLKEYKKYMDLTSYIEKTYKINMNDFVILNCIHENCTEEKMLMQPFLKIATDSFEISRTKVLASIRKLVNQDRVSKVRSDSDERKVYIFMDDKDIDKLNAMLDDIDKFLG
- a CDS encoding AraC family transcriptional regulator; its protein translation is MVEYIHKHIDEKITLETVAKEIYTSPTSLSSHFQKIFNMGFRNYIETLRIGLSMELLVSTKMKISEISQKVGFSSFSVFSRKFKQHLETTPNDYRHKSKVSKNMCYIVKDHESELSNQGKQFYIEKVDELLSNWKEDKQNIVYIDDSDAFYKPTHPFVMTIQIHTLEELKQAMVKKRNKQIMEFDKEVMFLINISIPEIHQAFSDEELTALLDTMHNNQIRVAFTINSKDDIYYMKQALLQSEVFTGHPAYEALRSEGSNISFTFSLHNESLKDIYIQKMRLKELGFNVKFNLEISKLFNDLEKFKSLELPMKRVNFDYYIIDNEKLKYPYLEKSYQNIPMKQIANLAPLKAVMDQVHLEERKYILVNIPNRELFNENMSLLDSTPLMMYMYMQFYEVFSGIGVDLYKQTHNNAAYLFDRNGFKSTLYFLYQQLSDFETYYFYENEACLVSKDDERLSIIVYDWRIIENEVHETEQSSHRFDLGFKDVSLRKNYLVTREITDYQYGNINQIISPSLLNTYQWSEHLKEKIESVNVPNFDVFEHDFNQDFLSVEVNYNSLQVISLYKMKD
- a CDS encoding GvpL/GvpF family gas vesicle protein, with translation MAQEDTGVYVFCGTQTDRNDDFGTVEVEGEERELFTIRYKDAAIVAAVVPMKIYAPKKENLIMHQTVVSTVMKEKDAVIPISFGNVFKSKDDVKVLLEKLYPQFETLFPEIKGKFELGLKVIGKQEWLESIVKDDPELQKMAESVKGKSEDAGYYDRIKLGSATQNVFKALTQKIEEDIYQPLANISTAAKSNEPQSEKMLLNAAFLVDSEHDQAFDDKVNQLHEEWKDKVDFKYTGPWAAYNFVNIRLNIE
- a CDS encoding inorganic phosphate transporter gives rise to the protein MDYIIIITVAIVIFSLVFDFINGFHDTANAVATAVSTRALTPRRAIFLAAIMNFIGALTFTGVAGTITKDIVDPFKLTNGLVVVLAAIFAAIFWNLLTWYFGIPSSSSHALIGSIAGAAVASQGSFTVLHFQGFTKIIIVLIVSPLIAFCVGFLIYSFIKVVFKNANLTKSNRNFRIFQIFTAALQSFSHGTNDAQKSMGIITLALIVANLQNGNNVEPQLWVKVACAAAMGLGTAVGGWKIIKTVGGNIMKIRPANGAAADLSSALTIFVASSLHFPLSTTHVVSSSILGVGASNRAKGVKWNTAQRMIVTWVITLPISAIVAAIIYWIMNIFL
- a CDS encoding cupin domain-containing protein — encoded protein: MQRTVADWVNELDLIPHPEGGYYKEIIQAERHIAQTTRPAYTSIYFLLTDDNISHFHRIDTDEIWYYHYGQTLTVHMIHKNGEYEAVHIGPNIAQGEVLQYVVPAGTIFASSIKDESGYALVGCMCQPGFMFEHFEMFDQATLKADYPHLSQVIESYAVASLNE
- a CDS encoding Bax inhibitor-1 family protein; its protein translation is MVHSAHTVSKSSAYAKVWLYFMYFWIIFGIGTYFGQFLPDTWRRPLSIGLTVLILISLFINRSRKFGFIISNIYAVMIGLLAYAAFATYMHNLGPALFYKNVALAVGAFAAFGIVGYFFVQNASSLGKYLFVVLVALLVATLIGFFIHNPIFYTIINVAAVGLFLLYTLYDFNRLKRGQFTPSEMGFNLFVNLLNIIINILSLANRFRD
- the gvpQ gene encoding gas vesicle protein GvpQ, translated to MPNKLVKKAAGTLAKKAIEKTPDAIEDKAKDKLKDKANEMMEEKIQDGVQTKADQAAGKLQQVKEKNQEVVPEVADEATDKIQGALLKTRDKLGKVKEAGEAFQDKINTNDSGSSKKKVKGVQDIKSYRDIKGVSKIKSAADIKKSSEVKGLQHNKSLLTDN
- a CDS encoding gas vesicle protein, with the translated sequence MAIKELLNKITEFFNENVAPPFKITSVEKSESDEGGWIATVEVIEEKEYMKRYAKDEMLGTYHVELDKDGEVTSFKREGIRYRSKVDNN
- a CDS encoding YebC/PmpR family DNA-binding transcriptional regulator, coding for MGRKWNNIKEKKAQKDKNTSRIYAKFGKEIYVAAKSGEPDPDSNQTLRLVLERAKTYNVPRNIIDRAIDKAKGSDDENYDELRYEGFGPSGSMLIVDALTNNVNRTASDVRAAFGKNGGNMGVSGSVSYMFTHTGTFAFEGKSADDILELLMEKDLDVRDVVEDGDLTIVYSEPDQFAQVQDALKESGIEEFQVAEFEMLPQNDIQLSDEDKATFEGLIDALEDLEDVQNVYHNVDLD
- the gvpJ gene encoding gas vesicle protein GvpJ, whose protein sequence is MSVQRSADTSSLAEVIDRILDKGIVIDAFVRVSVVGIEILTIEARVVIASVDTWLRYAEAVGLLRDDVEEEGLPGQTPERLTADNNEQQQIEQQSQSDDEDKKEKKESSYSV